One Dehalococcoidia bacterium genomic window, CGAAGGCGCTTGCGGGCACTGAGGGGATACACCTGGCGATCGCCACGATCCCTCCGGCTTGCGCTGCGAGCCCGCACTACCACGTCAACTGCGAGTCCGCGATCTACGTGGTGAAGGGTAGGGGACGGTTCCTGTCCGGTAAGAATCTGCAGAACGCAGACAAGATCGGAGCCGGGGACTTCATCTACGTGCCGCCCAACTCGGTGCATCAGCCCATCAACGACAGCACGTCG contains:
- a CDS encoding cupin domain-containing protein, whose translation is MDTQLTATCKVVPADGLEVEVSSGSMTRLAGVSKALAGTEGIHLAIATIPPACAASPHYHVNCESAIYVVKGRGRFLSGKNLQNADKIGAGDFIYVPPNSVHQPINDSTSESLELIVARNTPVEIVVEYDPEKAEAPAD